One region of Catenuloplanes indicus genomic DNA includes:
- the rbfA gene encoding 30S ribosome-binding factor RbfA: MTDSAKVRRHAERVHKLVASVVRSQIKDPRLGMITITDARITADLREATVFYTVLGDAEAQASTAAALESAKGLLRSTVGKALGIRHSPSLAFVLDDVQDQAKHIDDLLAQARQADAETQKLAAGATYAGDAQPYKEDDEDEDDEFEDDDELVEQEKR; the protein is encoded by the coding sequence ATGACTGATTCGGCCAAGGTGCGCCGGCACGCCGAGCGGGTTCACAAGCTGGTGGCCTCCGTGGTGCGCTCGCAGATCAAGGACCCGCGGCTCGGGATGATCACGATCACCGACGCCCGGATCACGGCGGATCTGCGCGAGGCGACGGTCTTCTACACGGTGCTCGGCGACGCCGAGGCACAGGCGTCGACCGCTGCCGCGCTGGAGAGCGCGAAGGGCCTGCTCCGCAGCACGGTCGGCAAGGCGCTCGGCATCCGCCACTCGCCGTCGCTGGCCTTCGTGCTGGACGACGTCCAGGACCAGGCCAAGCACATCGACGACCTGCTGGCCCAGGCGCGTCAGGCGGACGCGGAGACGCAGAAGCTCGCGGCCGGTGCCACGTACGCGGGCGACGCCCAGCCGTACAAGGAAGACGACGAGGACGAGGACGACGAGTTCGAGGACGACGACGAGCTCGTCGAGCAGGAGAAGCGGTGA
- a CDS encoding MATE family efflux transporter, with protein sequence MNNPVAADRVPLRRIAALALPALVVLAAEPIYVLVDTAVVGHLGRVPLAALGIGGTVMSFAAWLGTVMAYGTTGRSARRYGAGDRRAAVEEGVQASWLALLGGLVIIAAVQVLAGPLARVLAGGPTPVAQAAEEWLRIAVLGAPGLMLVAAGNGWMRGVQETRRPLAIVVVANVVSAVLCPLLVYPAGLGLHGSAIANVIAQLGSGVLFVAALLRERVSLRPHPADIMAQLVVGRDLLIRGAAFQACWLSATSVAARYGDAALAAHQIAIQLWFFAALVLDAVAIAAQSLVGAALGAGDEPQARRLSRQIGLIGLVSGVLFAVFFGAGARLIPALFTPDAAVHAQALVVWPWFVALLPLVGVVYALDGVMIGAGDVAFMRNMTIVAALCGFLPGIWVAYALDLGLGGVWTGLALFTLMRLVALLLRVRSSAWSVVGATR encoded by the coding sequence ATGAACAACCCCGTCGCCGCCGATCGAGTGCCGCTGCGCCGGATCGCCGCCCTCGCCCTCCCCGCGCTGGTGGTGCTGGCCGCCGAGCCGATCTACGTGCTGGTCGACACCGCCGTGGTCGGCCACCTCGGCCGGGTGCCACTTGCCGCGCTCGGCATCGGCGGGACCGTCATGTCGTTCGCGGCCTGGCTCGGCACGGTGATGGCGTACGGCACCACCGGCCGGTCGGCCCGCCGCTACGGCGCGGGTGACCGCCGGGCTGCGGTCGAGGAGGGCGTCCAGGCGTCCTGGCTGGCGCTGCTCGGCGGCCTGGTCATCATCGCGGCGGTGCAGGTGCTGGCCGGTCCGCTGGCCCGCGTGCTGGCCGGTGGACCCACGCCGGTCGCGCAGGCGGCGGAGGAGTGGCTGCGCATCGCGGTGCTCGGCGCGCCCGGCCTGATGCTGGTCGCGGCCGGCAACGGCTGGATGCGCGGCGTCCAGGAGACCCGCCGGCCGCTCGCCATCGTGGTGGTGGCGAACGTGGTGTCCGCCGTGCTCTGCCCGCTGCTGGTCTACCCCGCGGGGCTCGGCCTGCACGGCTCCGCGATCGCGAACGTGATCGCGCAGCTCGGCTCCGGCGTACTGTTCGTGGCCGCGCTGCTGCGTGAGCGGGTGTCGCTGCGGCCGCACCCCGCGGACATCATGGCCCAGCTCGTGGTCGGCCGCGACCTGCTGATCCGCGGTGCCGCGTTTCAGGCGTGCTGGCTGTCCGCCACGTCCGTCGCGGCCCGGTACGGCGACGCCGCGCTGGCCGCCCATCAGATCGCGATTCAGCTGTGGTTCTTCGCCGCGCTCGTGCTGGACGCGGTGGCGATCGCGGCGCAGTCGCTGGTCGGCGCCGCGCTCGGCGCCGGTGACGAGCCCCAGGCACGCCGGCTGAGCCGCCAGATCGGGCTGATCGGGCTGGTCTCCGGCGTGCTCTTCGCGGTGTTCTTCGGCGCCGGTGCGCGGTTGATCCCGGCGCTGTTCACGCCGGACGCCGCGGTGCACGCGCAGGCACTGGTGGTGTGGCCGTGGTTCGTCGCGCTGCTGCCGCTGGTCGGCGTGGTCTACGCGCTGGACGGCGTCATGATCGGCGCGGGCGACGTGGCGTTCATGCGCAACATGACCATCGTGGCCGCGCTGTGCGGCTTCCTGCCGGGCATCTGGGTGGCCTATGCGCTGGATCTCGGGCTCGGCGGCGTGTGGACCGGGCTCGCGCTGTTCACGCTCATGCGATTGGTCGCGCTGTTACTGCGTGTGCGCTCATCGGCATGGTCGGTGGTCGGCGCCACGCGCTGA
- a CDS encoding DUF6186 family protein produces MTLRALAIGGFVLAGLLLMAVEAAARREGSRVPTFGDLCAYVMRYQVGRVPVGRIGLLGFWWWLGWHFFAR; encoded by the coding sequence ATGACCCTCCGGGCGCTCGCGATCGGTGGCTTCGTGCTGGCCGGGCTGTTGCTGATGGCGGTGGAGGCGGCCGCGCGACGGGAGGGGTCGCGCGTACCCACGTTCGGCGACCTCTGTGCGTACGTGATGCGCTACCAGGTCGGCCGGGTGCCGGTGGGGCGGATCGGTCTGCTCGGCTTCTGGTGGTGGCTGGGCTGGCACTTCTTCGCCCGCTGA
- a CDS encoding DUF503 domain-containing protein, producing the protein MFTGTMIFDLLLPGDSRSLKAKRAYVRPIVAALRRFEVSAAEVGAQDLHGRAEIGVAVVAAEPSHVGEVLDTCERLVAGRPEVELLSVRRRLYGDDD; encoded by the coding sequence ATGTTCACCGGAACCATGATTTTCGACCTGCTCCTGCCGGGTGACTCGCGATCGCTGAAGGCGAAGCGCGCGTACGTCCGGCCCATCGTCGCCGCGTTGCGGCGTTTCGAGGTCTCCGCCGCCGAGGTGGGGGCACAGGACCTGCACGGCCGCGCCGAGATCGGCGTGGCCGTCGTCGCGGCCGAGCCGAGTCACGTCGGCGAGGTGCTGGACACCTGCGAGCGGCTGGTCGCCGGTCGCCCGGAGGTGGAATTGCTGTCGGTCCGCCGCCGCCTGTACGGCGACGACGACTGA
- the infB gene encoding translation initiation factor IF-2, translating into MAGKARVHELAKELGVESKTVLAKLKEMGEFVKSASSTVEAPVARRLRGAMAAGGSAPSAPAAPAPSGSGDAPRPGPSARPGPPRRPGPPAPAPGNAGTPAPGAPAPGASAPRPSGPAPSPASFRPKAPVPGPPAPVAKPASAHDIEVAAAEQRAAALKAEQEAAVKAAQQAARQREDNRREGGAPGAPGGPSLRPKFGPGAMPPRPGSPAARPQGGQGGQGGGPRPERRDGDRPGRPGPGGQGGNRPPRSGGNNPFGITPGGNRPQAPAAGPGGARPTPAGMPPRPSPASMPPRPSPASMPSQRPGRPGGGPGGGAGRPGGGAGRPGGGGGGGGFRGGPGGGGGGGFRGGPGGGGGGGGYRGGPGGGGGGGYRGGPGGGGGAPAGAGAPGRPGGGGRGRGGGAAGAFGRPGGKPARGRKSKKQRRQEFDNLSAPTMSSGAPRGNGQEIRLSRGASLSDFADKINANPGTLVQEMFNLGEMVTATQSCSDDTLLLLGEHLGFDVKIVSPEDEDRALLAQFNIDLDAEIAEDRLVTRPPVVTVMGHVDHGKTKLLDAIRKANVVAGEAGGITQHIGAYQVHVDHNGDERAITFIDTPGHEAFTAMRARGAKVTDIVILVVAADDGVMPQTIEALNHAKAAEVPIVVAVNKIDKPEANPDKVRQQLTEYGLVAEEYGGDTMFVNVAAKPGIGIDDLLEAVLLTADASLELTAPIDGPAQGVAIEAHLDKGRGAVATVLVQKGTLRAGDSIVAGGAHGRVRAMLDENGKPIPEAGPARPVLVLGLTAVPSAGDTFLAAEDDRTVRQIAEQRQARRRAASFANSRGRATLETLMEQIKEGEKTSLNLILKGDGSGSVEALEDALFKLDIPEEVQLKILDRGVGAITESNVMLASASDPAATIIGYNVRASNKVREIADREGVEIRYYSVIYQAIEEIEAALKGLLKPEYEEVELGTAEIRDVFRSSKVGLISGCIVRSGLIRRNAKARVIRDGAVVADNVTISSLKRFKDDATEVREGFECGLTLGGYNNVQVGDIIETFEMREKPRA; encoded by the coding sequence GTGGCAGGCAAGGCCCGCGTACACGAGCTTGCGAAAGAGCTCGGGGTCGAGAGCAAGACCGTTCTCGCCAAGCTCAAGGAGATGGGCGAGTTCGTCAAGTCCGCATCCAGCACCGTCGAGGCGCCCGTCGCCCGTCGGCTCCGGGGTGCGATGGCCGCAGGTGGCTCGGCGCCCAGTGCGCCCGCCGCTCCGGCCCCGTCCGGTTCCGGTGACGCGCCGCGTCCCGGCCCGTCCGCGCGTCCGGGTCCGCCCAGGCGCCCCGGTCCGCCGGCGCCCGCTCCGGGCAACGCCGGCACGCCGGCTCCCGGTGCTCCGGCGCCCGGCGCCTCCGCGCCGCGCCCGTCGGGTCCGGCTCCGAGCCCGGCTTCGTTCCGTCCCAAGGCGCCCGTTCCCGGCCCGCCGGCTCCGGTGGCCAAGCCGGCCAGCGCCCACGACATCGAGGTGGCCGCTGCCGAGCAGCGCGCCGCCGCGCTGAAGGCCGAGCAGGAGGCCGCCGTCAAGGCGGCCCAGCAGGCGGCCCGTCAGCGTGAGGACAACCGCCGCGAGGGTGGGGCTCCGGGTGCGCCCGGTGGCCCGTCGCTGCGGCCGAAGTTCGGCCCCGGCGCGATGCCGCCCCGGCCCGGTTCGCCCGCGGCCCGCCCGCAGGGTGGCCAGGGCGGTCAGGGCGGCGGTCCGCGTCCGGAGCGCCGCGACGGCGACCGTCCGGGTCGTCCGGGCCCCGGTGGCCAGGGTGGCAACCGTCCGCCGCGCAGCGGTGGCAACAATCCGTTCGGCATCACGCCGGGCGGCAACCGTCCGCAGGCTCCGGCGGCGGGCCCCGGTGGCGCGCGGCCGACTCCGGCCGGCATGCCGCCGCGGCCCAGCCCGGCGTCCATGCCCCCGCGGCCCAGCCCGGCCTCGATGCCGAGCCAGCGCCCCGGCCGCCCCGGTGGCGGTCCCGGTGGCGGTGCCGGCCGCCCGGGTGGCGGCGCCGGCCGTCCCGGTGGCGGTGGCGGTGGCGGTGGCTTCCGCGGCGGTCCCGGTGGGGGCGGCGGCGGCGGCTTCCGCGGCGGCCCGGGTGGCGGCGGCGGTGGCGGTGGCTACCGTGGCGGTCCCGGTGGCGGCGGTGGCGGTGGCTACCGTGGCGGCCCCGGTGGCGGCGGCGGAGCTCCGGCCGGTGCCGGTGCGCCGGGTCGTCCCGGTGGCGGCGGCCGTGGCCGTGGCGGCGGCGCCGCGGGTGCCTTCGGGCGTCCGGGCGGCAAGCCGGCCCGCGGCCGGAAGTCGAAGAAGCAGAGGCGTCAGGAGTTCGACAACCTGTCGGCCCCGACGATGAGCTCGGGCGCTCCCCGGGGCAACGGCCAGGAGATCCGGCTGTCCCGTGGCGCGTCGCTCTCCGACTTCGCCGACAAGATCAACGCCAACCCGGGCACGCTCGTCCAGGAGATGTTCAACCTGGGCGAGATGGTCACGGCGACGCAGTCGTGCTCCGACGACACGCTGCTGCTGCTCGGCGAGCACCTCGGCTTCGACGTCAAGATCGTCAGCCCGGAGGACGAGGACCGCGCGCTGCTGGCGCAGTTCAACATCGACCTCGACGCCGAGATCGCGGAGGACCGCCTGGTCACCCGTCCGCCGGTGGTGACCGTCATGGGTCACGTCGACCACGGTAAGACCAAGCTGCTCGACGCGATCCGCAAGGCGAACGTCGTGGCCGGCGAGGCCGGTGGCATCACCCAGCACATCGGTGCCTACCAGGTGCACGTCGACCACAACGGCGACGAGCGCGCGATCACCTTCATCGACACCCCGGGTCACGAGGCGTTCACCGCCATGCGTGCGCGTGGTGCCAAGGTGACGGACATCGTGATCCTGGTGGTCGCGGCGGACGACGGCGTGATGCCTCAGACGATCGAGGCGCTCAACCACGCCAAGGCCGCCGAGGTGCCGATCGTGGTCGCCGTCAACAAGATCGACAAGCCCGAGGCGAACCCGGACAAGGTGCGCCAGCAGCTGACGGAATACGGCCTGGTCGCCGAGGAGTACGGCGGCGACACGATGTTCGTCAACGTCGCGGCCAAGCCCGGCATCGGCATCGACGACCTGCTCGAGGCCGTGCTGCTGACCGCCGACGCGTCGCTGGAGCTGACCGCTCCGATCGACGGGCCGGCTCAGGGTGTCGCGATCGAGGCGCACCTGGACAAGGGCCGCGGCGCCGTCGCGACCGTCCTGGTGCAGAAGGGCACGCTGCGGGCCGGCGACTCGATCGTCGCGGGTGGTGCGCACGGTCGCGTGCGGGCCATGCTCGACGAGAACGGCAAGCCGATCCCGGAGGCGGGCCCGGCCCGTCCGGTCCTGGTGCTCGGTCTGACCGCGGTGCCGTCCGCCGGCGACACGTTCCTCGCCGCCGAGGACGACCGCACGGTCCGGCAGATCGCCGAGCAGCGGCAGGCCCGCCGCCGTGCGGCGAGCTTCGCCAACTCGCGTGGCCGCGCCACCCTCGAGACGCTCATGGAGCAGATCAAGGAGGGCGAGAAGACCTCGCTCAACCTCATCCTCAAGGGTGACGGTTCGGGTTCGGTCGAGGCCCTCGAGGACGCGCTCTTCAAGCTCGACATCCCGGAAGAGGTTCAGCTCAAGATCCTCGACCGTGGCGTCGGTGCCATCACGGAGAGCAACGTCATGCTGGCGAGCGCGTCCGACCCGGCCGCGACGATCATCGGCTACAACGTCCGTGCCTCGAACAAGGTGCGGGAGATCGCCGACCGCGAGGGCGTGGAGATCCGGTACTACTCGGTCATCTACCAGGCCATCGAGGAGATCGAGGCGGCGCTCAAGGGCCTGCTCAAGCCGGAGTACGAGGAGGTCGAGCTCGGTACCGCCGAGATCCGCGACGTCTTCCGCTCCTCCAAGGTCGGTCTCATCTCCGGCTGTATCGTCCGGTCGGGCCTCATTCGCCGCAACGCGAAGGCCCGGGTCATCCGCGACGGCGCGGTCGTGGCGGACAACGTCACGATCAGCTCGCTCAAGCGGTTCAAGGACGACGCGACCGAGGTGCGCGAGGGCTTCGAGTGCGGTCTGACGCTGGGCGGTTACAACAACGTCCAGGTCGGCGACATCATCGAGACCTTCGAGATGCGCGAGAAGCCGCGCGCGTAA
- a CDS encoding DHH family phosphoesterase: MPPPRTAAEGPVGPPRETDWAAAVAAVRRWLPDGRILLVCHVNPDGDALGSMLGFAHGLRRLGARHVQATFPGPFDVPEPLREVPGVDRMIPETEAWTDPDLLVTFDAASTDRLGALASRLSTARDSVVLDHHASNPGFGAVRLVDPAAAATSVVVEQLLDRLDVPLDAEIAECLYTALTTDTGSFRFAATTPAVHQMAARLVATGIHPGEIAQRVFDSRPLGAVKLFGEVLGRCELDQDAAAGHGLCWTTATLADLEKHGQRPHVLEALIDSVRCVAEADVCVVLKQIAEDTWSVSMRSKGAVDVSRVAGLLGGGGHRAAAGFTGTGSPADVLASIRSELDGSVIR; encoded by the coding sequence GTGCCGCCGCCCCGGACCGCCGCGGAGGGCCCGGTCGGCCCACCGCGGGAGACGGACTGGGCGGCGGCCGTGGCCGCGGTCCGGCGCTGGCTGCCGGACGGGCGGATCCTGCTGGTCTGTCACGTCAACCCGGACGGTGACGCGCTCGGCAGCATGCTCGGCTTCGCGCACGGCCTGCGCCGGCTCGGCGCACGCCACGTCCAGGCGACGTTTCCCGGCCCGTTCGACGTGCCGGAGCCACTGCGCGAGGTCCCCGGCGTGGACCGGATGATCCCGGAGACCGAGGCGTGGACGGATCCGGACCTGCTGGTCACGTTCGACGCGGCCAGCACCGACCGGCTCGGCGCGCTCGCGAGCCGGCTGAGCACCGCGCGCGACTCCGTGGTGCTCGACCATCACGCCTCCAACCCCGGCTTCGGCGCGGTGCGGCTGGTGGACCCGGCCGCCGCAGCCACCTCCGTGGTGGTCGAGCAGCTGCTCGACCGGCTGGACGTGCCGCTGGACGCGGAGATCGCCGAGTGCCTCTACACGGCGCTGACGACGGACACCGGCTCGTTCCGGTTCGCCGCCACCACCCCGGCCGTGCACCAGATGGCCGCGCGGCTGGTCGCGACCGGCATCCACCCCGGCGAGATCGCCCAGCGGGTGTTCGACAGCCGCCCGCTCGGCGCGGTCAAGCTCTTCGGTGAGGTACTCGGCCGCTGCGAGCTGGACCAGGACGCGGCAGCCGGCCACGGCCTGTGCTGGACCACCGCGACGCTCGCCGACCTGGAGAAGCACGGCCAGCGCCCGCACGTGCTGGAGGCACTGATCGACTCGGTGCGCTGCGTGGCCGAGGCGGACGTGTGCGTGGTGCTCAAGCAGATCGCCGAGGACACCTGGTCGGTCTCGATGCGCAGCAAGGGCGCGGTCGACGTGTCCCGGGTGGCCGGTCTGCTCGGCGGCGGCGGTCACCGGGCCGCGGCCGGCTTCACCGGCACCGGCAGCCCGGCGGACGTCCTCGCCTCGATCCGGTCCGAACTGGACGGGTCCGTCATCCGCTAG